A single window of Synechocystis sp. PCC 7509 DNA harbors:
- a CDS encoding GIY-YIG nuclease family protein, with translation MNLSSINPLGLPSLPLERRSQLPTKPGIYFVLNNLGQVQYIGRSINIRQRWVGHHRWSELKNIDSGTIAWLEVNSSPEIRAQIEVALIDWFNPPFNAPITVVVETSDPRLQIFARAFKEVMFQYKLSAVELANASGVSTSQISRFRKGDNLRIDSVEKLLWALPPEAYKHFCELLKSSF, from the coding sequence ATGAATCTAAGTAGTATCAACCCCCTTGGACTCCCTTCTCTACCTTTAGAAAGGCGATCACAGCTTCCAACAAAACCTGGAATCTATTTTGTGCTTAATAATTTGGGTCAAGTGCAATATATTGGGCGCTCGATTAATATTCGCCAGCGTTGGGTAGGTCATCACAGATGGTCTGAATTAAAAAATATTGATTCTGGAACTATTGCTTGGTTAGAAGTAAACTCCAGCCCAGAAATAAGAGCGCAAATTGAGGTTGCCCTAATTGACTGGTTTAATCCGCCTTTTAATGCACCGATAACCGTAGTGGTCGAAACAAGCGATCCGAGACTTCAAATATTCGCACGGGCATTTAAAGAAGTAATGTTTCAATATAAACTATCGGCTGTTGAACTTGCCAACGCTAGCGGAGTAAGTACATCCCAAATTAGCAGATTTCGTAAAGGGGATAATCTTAGAATTGATAGCGTTGAAAAATTACTTTGGGCTTTGCCGCCAGAAGCGTACAAACATTTTTGTGAACTTTTAAAAAGCTCGTTTTAG